The Malus domestica chromosome 10, GDT2T_hap1 genome contains a region encoding:
- the LOC103446292 gene encoding U-box domain-containing protein 17-like, translating into MASAAIFSSMRRRRSPSLEAFLAPVDLSDVALVQTLVSVTAEIVSSFSAKSFSFQRRNSRSLVRKVEIFLVLLEYLRDSGAAMPWTAVICLKELYLLLYRSKILLDYCARSSKLWLLLQNHPISGHFHDLNQEISTLLDVFPMDDVELGEDVREQIELLQRQARRAMLFIEEGDEELRVQFFSFLDEFEKGRVPDSADLWLFFVERLGIRDAKSCRHEIEFLEEQIVNHEGDVEPTVSVLNGFVAFTRYCRFLLFGFEEDEVELGIGNNQRKPRKGLIAQEIAETFITIPKDFCCPISLDLMREPVIIATGQTYDRSSISRWLEEGNCTCPKTGQMLPSTRLVPNRALRNLIMQWCTAYGIPYDPPESAYASADSFAAASPSKAAVAANKATAGLLIQRLEDGSPCAQTIAAREIRLLAKTGRENRAFIAEAGAIPHLCKLLSSPNSVAQENSVTAMLNLSIYDKNKSRIMDEEGCLGSIVNVLRFGHTTEARENAAATLFSLSAVHDYKKRIADEEGGIEALAGLLREGTPRGKKDAVTALYNLSTHTENCTRMIEAGAVTALVSALGNEVVAEEAAGALALVVRQPIGAKAVANEDLAVAGLIGMMRGGTPRGKENAVAALLELCRSGGTAATEMVVKAPALAGLLQTLLFTGTKRARRKAASLARVFQRCENAAAMHFGGLGVGYALAGNSAANRDSSFVGEVSVPLSISVPVL; encoded by the coding sequence ATGGCTTCGGCGGCGATATTCTCATCGATGCGCCGGCGGAGGTCACCTTCTCTGGAGGCGTTTTTAGCTCCGGTTGACCTCTCTGACGTGGCCCTTGTACAGACCCTTGTCTCGGTCACCGCCGAGATAGTTTCCTCCTTCTCAGCCAAGTCTTTCTCCTTCCAGCGGCGGAATTCGAGGTCGCTGGTGCGGAAAGTCGAAATCTTTCTCGTGCTCTTGGAGTATCTGAGGGACTCCGGGGCTGCTATGCCGTGGACGGCGGTCATCTGCCTGAAAGAGCTCTACTTGCTTCTATACAGATCCAAAATACTCCTCGATTACTGCGCCCGGTCAAGTAAATTGTGGCTTTTGCTTCAGAACCATCCAATTTCCGGCCATTTTCACGATTTGAATCAGGAAATTTCGACCCTTTTGGACGTGTTTCCGATGGATGACGTCGAATTGGGGGAGGACGTGAGGGAACAGATTGAGCTCCTGCAGCGACAGGCCAGGAGGGCGATGCTGTTCATCGAAGAAGGAGATGAAGAATTAAGGGTTCAGTTCTTTTCGTTCCTTGACGAATTCGAGAAGGGCCGGGTTCCTGACTCGGCCGATTTGTGGTTGTTTTTCGTTGAAAGATTGGGGATTCGAGACGCCAAGAGTTGCCGGCACGAAATCGAGTTCTTGGAGGAGCAGATTGTGAACCACGAAGGTGACGTTGAGCCCACCGTTTCGGTGCTTAATGGGTTTGTGGCATTCACTCGGTATTGCAGGTTTTTGCTTTTCGGTTTCGAAGAAGACGAGGTTGAATTGGGGATTGGGAACAATCAGAGGAAGCCCCGAAAAGGGTTGATTGCTCAGGAGATTGCGGAGACTTTTATAACGATTCCGAAGGACTTTTGCTGCCCCATATCATTGGATTTGATGAGAGAGCCAGTGATCATTGCGACAGGACAGACATATGATCGGAGTTCAATTTCGAGGTGGCTGGAAGAAGGGAATTGTACTTGTCCGAAAACAGGGCAAATGCTGCCCAGCACTCGCCTGGTTCCGAATCGGGCTTTGAGGAATTTGATCATGCAGTGGTGCACCGCTTATGGAATTCCTTACGACCCTCCAGAGTCTGCATATGCATCAGCAGACAGCTTTGCAGCTGCTTCTCCCTCTAAGGCTGCTGTTGCAGCCAACAAAGCGACCGCGGGGCTTCTCATCCAACGGCTGGAGGATGGATCACCATGCGCACAAACTATAGCTGCTCGTGAAATTCGATTGCTGGCAAAAACAGGAAGAGAAAACCGCGCTTTCATTGCGGAAGCTGGGGCAATTCCCCATCTTTGTAAGTTACTCTCGTCTCCAAACTCTGTGGCCCAAGAGAATTCTGTGACTGCGATGCTCAACTTATCGATATATGATAAAAACAAAAGCCGAATTATGGACGAAGAAGGGTGTTTGGGGTCCATTGTTAATGTTCTGAGGTTTGGGCACACGACTGAGGCGAGGGAGAATGCTGCAGCAACTTTGTTTAGTCTATCTGCAGTTCATGACTATAAGAAGAGAATAGCGGACGAGGAAGGGGGAATCGAAGCTTTGGCAGGATTGTTGAGAGAGGGTACCCCAAGAGGAAAGAAGGATGCCGTGACAGCTTTGTATAACCTGTCTACTCACACCGAAAATTGCACGAGAATGATAGAGGCTGGGGCTGTTACAGCGCTTGTCAGTGCATTGGGAAACGAAGTGGTTGCTGAGGAAGCAGCTGGTGCATTGGCATTGGTTGTCAGGCAGCCTATTGGGGCAAAAGCGGTGGCGAATGAGGACCTGGCAGTGGCAGGTTTGATAGGAATGATGCGTGGCGGGACTCCAAGGGGTAAAGAAAATGCAGTTGCAGCTTTGCTCGAGCTGTGCCGAAGCGGTGGAACTGCTGCAACTGAGATGGTAGTTAAGGCACCAGCTTTGGCAGGGTTACTTCAGACGTTGCTTTTTACTGGTACAAAGCGGGCAAGAAGAAAGGCAGCTTCTCTTGCTAGGGTGTTCCAAAGGTGTGAGAATGCTGCAGCAATGCATTTTGGTGGTCTCGGCGTGGGATATGCACTTGCAGGTAACTCAGCTGCGAATAGGGATTCGAGTTTCGTAGGTGAGGTCTCCGTGCCGCTGTCCATTTCCGTGCCTGTTTTGTAG